Proteins from a genomic interval of Euleptes europaea isolate rEulEur1 chromosome 18, rEulEur1.hap1, whole genome shotgun sequence:
- the LOC130490323 gene encoding olfactory receptor 2D3-like, whose amino-acid sequence MGDENRSSITEFILVGLTNHRKTQILLFLVILFIYTLTIAGNLVIIALVRGDSSLHTPMYFFLSNLSILEILYVTSSLPQMLAHLLAGKGAISFTRCAFQMYMVICLGSVECFLLGAMAYDRYLAICHPLLYAIAMGRGRQVQLASASWASGFLLASINVGLTLHLPYCGPNRINHFFCDMPIVLKLACADIRATERNIIILAAVIIIIPFFVILTSYVLILSSVIQMQSATGRRKAFSTCASHLIVVILFYGILIFVYLTPGSDAAPDRDKELAVLYIVVTPLLNPVIYTLRNKDIHGAVSRMLQRWGFKRKMLLMS is encoded by the coding sequence ATGGGGGACGAGAACCGTTCTTCCATCACAGAATTCATTTTGGTAGGACTCACCAACCACCGCAAGACACAAATCCTTCTGTTTCTGGTCATCCTCTTCATCTACACCCTCACCATTGCAGGGAACCTGGTGATCATAGCGTTGGTGCGAGGCgactcctccctccacacccccatgtacttcttcctttCAAACCTCTCTATCCTGGAGATCCTTTACGTCACCTCCAGCCTGCCCCAGATGCTGGCTCACCTCTTGGCTGGAAAGGGCGCCATCTCCTTCACCCGGTGTGCTTTTCAGATGTACATGGTGATTTGCCTGGGGAGCGTTGAGTGTTTCCTGCTGGGCGCCATGGCTTATGACCGCTACTTGGCCATCTGCCACCCTCTGCTCTATGCCATCGCCATGGGTCGGGGGCGCCAGGTGCAGCTTGCCTCGGCCTCCTGGGCAAGCGGCTTCCTCCTTGCTTCCATAAACGTGGGTCTCACCCTTCACCTCCCCTACTGTGGTCCCAACCGCATCAATCATTTCTTCTGCGACATGCCCATAGTGCTGAAACTCGCCTGTGCGGACATACGAGCGACAGAGCGCAACATTATTATATTGGCTGCGGTGATCATCATCATTCCCTTCTTCGTTATCCTGACCTCTTACGTGCTCATACTGTCTTCGGTGATACAAATGCAGTCAGCCACCGGGAGGCGTAAGGCCTTCTCCACCTGCGCCTCCCACTTGATAGTGGTCATCTTGTTCTACGGCATCCTTATCTTTGTGTACCTGACACCCGGGTCAGACGCCGCTCCTGATCGGGACAAAGAACTTGCCGTCCTTTACATTGTGGTCACCCCCTTGCTCAATCCTGTCATTTACACCCTACGCAACAAGGACATCCACGGGGCAGTGTCCAGGATGCTGCAAAGATGGGGCTTCAAACGGAAAATGTTGTTGATGTCTTGA